One Pieris napi chromosome 22, ilPieNapi1.2, whole genome shotgun sequence genomic region harbors:
- the LOC125060804 gene encoding uncharacterized protein LOC125060804 has protein sequence MDIHESQLKEDWRKLITNLQKFLPKKKDIFVLKPRVTMTRLSDVHSEAKNVFPQCFAGTKLVIYKDVMNKVKLVQNYSFGKSKASHSCYSRLIHKEMETKTSEEGLVVDLAGSATATYRETLEDNLEIRMTTKIRDLVSSEVEAVLEKETDRFIGSVSFGMTDVDVNTSKYVIQCMYKALPGLSFGSEFGHKPLSLDQPWLSFSLRYDKPSFTVSSTYSMVGFQTCFYKQFAQKLRIATIVNKNHGGQTTLSVALNKICENGTELKMFVNSQLYSGFTVEKDVFFQDEDTETRVVRLLASTLIDGRNRVRFGFGIHLDF, from the coding sequence atggatataCACGAAAGCCAACTAAAAGAGGACTGGAGGAAATTAATAACGAATTTACAAAAGTTTCTACCAAAGAAAAAAGACATATTCGTTTTAAAGCCACGGGTTACGATGACAAGACTGAGTGACGTCCACAGTGAGGCCAAGAATGTCTTCCCACAGTGCTTTGCCGGTACCAAACTCGTAATATACAAGGATGTTATGAACAAAGTGAAACTAGTCCAGAATTACTCCTTTGGGAAATCAAAGGCGTCGCACTCCTGCTACTCCCGACTGATACACAAAGAAATGGAAACTAAAACCTCCGAAGAGGGTCTGGTCGTCGATTTGGCAGGATCAGCGACCGCCACCTACCGGGAAACGCTGGAGGACAACCTGGAAATACGAATGACGACCAAGATTCGCGACTTGGTGTCGTCGGAGGTGGAAGCAGTGCTCGAAAAGGAAACAGATCGGTTCATTGGATCAGTTTCGTTCGGTATGACGGACGTCGACGTGAATACGTCGAAGTATGTGATACAATGCATGTATAAAGCGTTGCCGGGCTTAAGTTTTGGCAGTGAGTTTGGTCATAAGCCACTTTCGTTGGATCAGCCATGGCTCTCGTTCAGCTTAAGGTACGATAAGCCGTCTTTTACAGTATCTTCAACATACAGCATGGTCGGATTCCAGACATGTTTTTACAAACAATTTGCGCAGAAGCTCCGAATAGCAACCATTGTGAATAAAAATCACGGCGGTCAAACAACTCTGAGCGTTGCGCTGAATAAGATTTGTGAGAACGGTACGGAGCTGAAAATGTTTGTGAACTCACAACTGTACAGTGGTTTTACCGTTGAGAAGGATGTGTTTTTCCAAGATGAAGATACGGAGACGCGGGTGGTTCGACTCCTGGCGAGTACACTGATTGATGGACGGAATCGAGTCCGCTTCGGATTTGGGATTCATCTGGACTTTTAA